A single window of Vibrio sp. HB236076 DNA harbors:
- the cysI gene encoding assimilatory sulfite reductase (NADPH) hemoprotein subunit produces the protein MSDKQEVLGQVLGPLSDNERLKRESNFLRGTIEQDLQDRITGGFTADNFQLIRFHGMYQQDDRDIRNERTKQKLEPLHNVMLRARMPGGIIKPEQWLAIDKFATEHTMYGSIRLTTRQTFQFHGVLKPNIKLMHQTLNSIGIDSIATAGDVNRNVLCTSNPVESELHQEAYEWAAKISEHLLPKTRAYAEIWLDGEKVETTDEEPILGSNYLPRKFKTTVVIPPHNDIDVHANDLNFVAIAEEGKLIGFNVLVGGGLAMTHGDTSTYPRRADDFGFIPLDKTLDVAAAVVTTQRDWGNRSNRKNAKTKYTLDRVGIDVFKAEVEQRAGIEFADSKPYEFTDRGDRIGWVEGIDGKFHLALFIENGRLLDYPGKPLKTGVAEIAKIHQGDFRMTANQNLIVAGVPIEMKETIESIAREHGLIDDGTSEQRKNSMACVAFPTCPLAMAEAERFLPEFVTEVESILDKHNLDKDENIILRVTGCPNGCGRAMLAEIGLVGKAPGRYNLHLGGNRAGTRVPKMYKENITETEILDDIDALVGRWAKEREPGEAFGDFTIRVGIIEEVVVSKRDFHA, from the coding sequence ATGAGTGATAAACAAGAAGTCTTGGGCCAAGTGCTCGGTCCGTTGTCCGATAATGAACGCCTAAAACGCGAAAGTAATTTTTTGCGCGGTACGATAGAACAAGATCTTCAAGATCGCATCACCGGTGGCTTTACAGCAGATAACTTTCAGTTGATCCGTTTTCACGGTATGTACCAGCAAGACGATCGCGATATTCGCAATGAGCGTACCAAGCAAAAGTTGGAACCACTGCACAATGTGATGTTACGTGCGCGTATGCCTGGCGGGATCATTAAACCCGAACAATGGCTAGCGATTGATAAATTCGCGACGGAACACACCATGTACGGCAGTATTCGTCTTACTACTCGCCAAACGTTTCAGTTTCACGGCGTGTTGAAGCCGAACATCAAATTGATGCACCAAACCCTAAATAGTATTGGTATTGACTCGATTGCCACGGCGGGAGATGTCAACCGAAACGTGTTGTGTACCTCTAACCCGGTTGAGTCTGAGTTGCACCAAGAAGCCTATGAGTGGGCCGCCAAGATCAGTGAACACTTATTGCCGAAAACACGTGCTTACGCTGAAATTTGGTTGGATGGCGAAAAGGTTGAAACAACCGATGAAGAGCCGATTCTAGGCAGTAACTACTTGCCGCGTAAGTTTAAAACGACCGTTGTTATTCCACCTCACAATGATATTGATGTGCATGCTAACGATTTAAACTTTGTCGCCATTGCCGAAGAGGGCAAATTGATTGGCTTTAACGTCTTAGTGGGTGGCGGTCTGGCAATGACGCACGGCGATACCTCTACCTACCCACGCCGAGCCGATGACTTTGGTTTTATTCCGTTAGATAAAACTTTAGATGTGGCGGCCGCGGTGGTGACAACACAACGCGATTGGGGCAACCGCTCTAACCGTAAAAATGCCAAGACCAAGTATACGCTCGATCGCGTTGGTATTGATGTGTTCAAAGCGGAAGTTGAACAACGCGCCGGTATTGAATTTGCCGACAGTAAACCTTATGAATTCACCGACCGAGGCGATCGAATTGGTTGGGTTGAAGGTATTGATGGTAAGTTCCATCTCGCTTTGTTTATCGAAAATGGCCGTTTATTGGACTACCCAGGTAAACCGCTTAAAACCGGCGTCGCCGAAATTGCCAAAATTCACCAAGGTGACTTTCGCATGACAGCAAACCAGAACTTAATTGTTGCTGGTGTGCCAATTGAAATGAAAGAAACCATTGAATCGATCGCTCGTGAGCATGGCTTGATTGATGATGGCACGTCAGAACAACGCAAAAACTCAATGGCGTGTGTGGCATTTCCTACTTGCCCACTGGCCATGGCAGAAGCAGAGCGCTTCTTACCAGAGTTCGTGACTGAGGTAGAGTCGATTCTTGATAAACACAATCTAGACAAAGACGAGAACATCATCTTACGAGTGACGGGGTGCCCAAATGGTTGTGGTCGCGCCATGTTGGCAGAAATTGGCTTGGTGGGTAAAGCTCCGGGTCGATACAACTTGCACTTAGGCGGTAACCGCGCGGGGACTCGTGTACCAAAGATGTATAAAGAGAATATTACTGAAACAGAAATCCTCGATGATATCGATGCACTTGTTGGTCGTTGGGCTAAAGAGCGTGAACCAGGCGAAGCCTTTGGCGATTTCACCATTCGAGTTGGCATTATTGAGGAAGTTGTTGTCTCAAAGAGGGATTTCCATGCTTGA
- a CDS encoding phosphoadenylyl-sulfate reductase produces the protein MLDSVASPLKLAELLTLTKVEQSLRLAEINVELESLTAQQRIAWALENLEGNHVVSSSFGIQGALMLHLVTQAKPDIPVILTDTGYLFPETYQFIDQLTEQLSLNLKVYRAPMSPAWQESKYGKLWEQGVKGIEQYNQLNKVEPMRRALNELEVGTWFSGLRREQSQSRSGLPILSIQNGVFKFLPVIDWTNKDVHYYLKEHGLSYHPLWDQGYLSVGDTHTTKKWEPGMKEEETRFFGLKRECGLHEENNEQDGSGI, from the coding sequence ATGCTTGATTCTGTCGCTTCACCATTGAAGTTAGCAGAACTCCTCACATTAACTAAGGTGGAGCAGAGTCTCCGCCTAGCTGAAATTAATGTTGAGCTAGAGTCGCTAACCGCTCAGCAACGCATTGCTTGGGCATTAGAAAATTTAGAGGGTAACCATGTGGTATCGTCTAGTTTTGGAATCCAAGGGGCTTTGATGCTGCACCTTGTGACTCAAGCAAAACCTGATATCCCCGTGATTCTCACTGATACGGGTTACCTTTTTCCTGAAACCTATCAATTTATTGATCAACTGACGGAACAACTGAGCCTCAACCTCAAAGTGTACCGCGCGCCAATGTCGCCAGCTTGGCAAGAAAGTAAATACGGCAAACTGTGGGAACAAGGCGTAAAGGGCATAGAGCAATATAACCAGTTGAATAAAGTTGAGCCGATGAGGCGTGCACTCAATGAGTTAGAAGTGGGCACTTGGTTTTCTGGTTTGAGACGTGAACAGTCACAATCTCGTTCTGGGTTGCCAATCTTGTCGATTCAAAATGGGGTGTTCAAATTCTTACCGGTTATAGATTGGACCAACAAAGACGTCCACTATTATTTAAAAGAACACGGTCTATCGTATCATCCCCTTTGGGATCAAGGTTACCTGTCGGTTGGTGATACTCACACCACCAAAAAGTGGGAACCCGGAATGAAAGAAGAGGAAACGCGCTTCTTTGGCCTTAAGCGAGAATGTGGACTGCACGAAGAGAATAATGAGCAAGACGGCTCAGGTATATAA